A region of Dermochelys coriacea isolate rDerCor1 chromosome 1, rDerCor1.pri.v4, whole genome shotgun sequence DNA encodes the following proteins:
- the LOC119861212 gene encoding olfactory receptor 2AT4 yields the protein MNNCNSNSSAKDFYLIGFPALQDFQIPLFLVFLVFYLLILIGNIIIIAVVVVDQTLHKPMYFFLANLSVLDILFTTTTIPKMLAMFLVNAKTISFHVCFLQMYCFHGLTVTESLLLVVMSYDRYEAICNPLHYPVKMTKRVNIQLAAYAWVTALLIPIPVIFQTSQLTFGETTIVYHCFCDHLAVVQAACSDFSASFQTFLGFSIAMTVSVVPLMLVTLSYVHIIISILKINSKGGRSKAFSTCTSHLIVVGTYYLSIALAYISYRTDMPIDIHVLSNVVFAILTPLLNPLIYTLRNKEVKCAVKRLFF from the coding sequence ATGAACAATTGCAACAGCAATTCTTCTGCTAAAGACTTTTATCTCATTGGATTTCCTGCACTTCAAGATTTTCAGATCCCTCTTTTCCTTGTATTTTTGGTATTCTACCTGCTAATACTAATTGGTAATATCATTATTATAGCTGTAGTTGTGGTTGATCAAACACTTCACAAACCCATGTACTTTTTCCTAGCTAATCTCTCTGTCTTAGATATACTGTTTACAACTACTACCATTCCCAAAATGTTGGCAATGTTTCTGGTCAATGCCAAAACTATTTCTTTTCATGTTTGCTTTCTGCAGATGTATTGTTTTCATGGTCTAACAGTGACTGAATCGCTGCTTCTTGTAGTCATGTCTTATGATCGTTATGAAGCAATTTGTAATCCTTTGCATTACCCAGTTAAAATGACAAAGAGAGTAAACATTCAACTGGCAGCATATGCCTGGGTAACTGCATTGTTAATACCAATACCTGTCATCTTTCAGACCTCTCAGTTAACATTTGGTGAAACAACCATAGTTTACCATTGCTTTTGTGATCACTTGGCAGTTGTGCAAGCAGCTTGTTCAGATTTCAGTGCCTCTTTTCAGACTTTCTTGGGGTTTTCCATTGCCATGACTGTTTCAGTCGTGCCACTTATGCTTGTCACCCTATCATATGTTCACATCATTATCTCCATATTAAAGATCAACTCTAAAGGAGGTCGCAGTAAGGCATTTTCTACTTGCACTTCCCATCTGATTGTGGTTGGCACCTACTATTTATCCATTGCTCTGGCATATATTTCCTACAGAACAGACATGCCTATTGATATCCATGTATTGAGCAATGTTGTTTTTGCTATTTTAACTCCTTTGTTAAATCCACTCATTTATACTTTGCGAAACAAGGAAGTAAAATGTGCagtaaaaagattatttttctga